The following coding sequences are from one Plasmodium coatneyi strain Hackeri chromosome 11, complete sequence window:
- a CDS encoding SICA antigen produces the protein MMENIEESTGPENLLCSMPDDKGNSIKEHSKGYNLCKMLVRIYFWINGLEPKWKRNLGWQWKIKEWEKSVSEGEKEIQAYLRCLIGKVTMTRMLGRHCALDKVAGIVSGAVDGYIGAFGSGDHYEVCKEVDISSVRMGGRLIWKELGQWINEYHREKDERRALKKVEKMDTALHRIKEAGKICPPEKREDGESRSNTLEKLGISGVDKEPDIRKDTKTWEKGAMEEALDEAKKVNNADELMEKMKDLEQKLEEEYGESAKKAKKVQDAAQPQGRVDSTAGDDVVLPLPSPPNPGHPGTVSGGEAGGGKSISSEAKESGREKEPQEEEDEKPKAPVPIPEKPEPKEPKDTNQTETGKSATPNCDGNKGVDGGLGAAEACFSDLDDPTPAEPSAPLPNEDHEATGTTGPVGEPGSKVGETNVIEGAAADLTSRTPSTGTDTKTPVSSSSSASSSSGSSSSNSGDETVKTVEQSSGPGAGSVPPAPGSHSVVVTVETHTTSHSPRPRQGKSRLALPLPSKYFAVPIKRRRYRRAHYVSGPTSQERVLAHVDEPDDPQEYTLVKKRKQPRSVPTKTKKPKKLVDRRGVGRRTIIDIHLEILDECQREDLHSTKEDFFEILVREFMRPEFIKEKNVPEEQVSMVDVPKEQVRSSGSDSGFREEDFVPQKNFLKEEVPSSDSGFREEDFILTEDIPEENIPKESVPMEHVQCSVSGFKV, from the exons ATGATGGAAAACATAGAGGAAAGTACGGGGCCAGAAAATTTGCTCTGTAGTATGCCTGACGATAAGGGTAACTCAATAAAAGAACATAGTAAAGGGTACAATTTATGCAAAATGTTAGTGAGAATATACTTCTGGATAAATGGATTAGAGCcgaaatggaagaggaactTAGGGTGgcaatggaaaataaaagagtgGGAGAAAAGTGTaagtgaaggggaaaaagaaatacaagCTTATCTTAGGTGCCTTATAGGAAAAGTAACTATGACCAGAATGTTAGGACGACATTGTGCCTTAGACAAAGTAGCAGGAATAGTTAGTGGAGCTGTAGACGGGTACATAGGGGCTTTTGGAAGTGGCGACCATTATGAGGTTTGTAAGGAAGTCGATATTAGCAGTGTAAGAATGGGTGGAAGATTAATATGGAAAGAATTAGGTCAATggataaatgaatatcacCGGGAGAAAGATGAAAGGAgagcattaaaaaaagtggaaaaaatggacactGCACTACACAGAATAAAGGAGGCAGGGAAAATTTGCCCAccagaaaaaagggaggacgGAGAAAGTAGATCAAATACTTTAGAAAAGTTAGGAATAAGTGGTGTAGATAAGGAACCAGACATAAGGAAGGATACTAAAACTTGGGAGAAGGGTGCTATGGAGGAAGCATTGGATGAGGCAAAGAAAGTGAACAACGCTGATGAacttatggaaaaaatgaaggaccTGGAACAGAAGTTAGAGGAGGAGTATGGGGAATCTGCAAAAAAAGCTAAGAAAGTGCAGGACGCTGCACAACCACAGGGTAGGGTCGATAGTACTGCGGGGGATGATGTTGTTCTACCCTTACCATCACCCCCCAACCCTGGACACCCCGGAACGGTTAGTGGAGGGGAGGCAGGAGGGGGGAAGTCTATATCAAGTGAAGCGAAAGAGTCAGGCAGAGAAAAGGAACCgcaagaagaggaagatgagAAACCTAAGGCACCAGTACCTATACCAGAAAAACCAGAACCAAAAGAACCGAAAGACACTAATCAAACAGAGACAGGTAAGTCTGCAACTCCAAACTGTGATGGTAATAAAGGTGTAGATGGTGGTTTGGGTGCAGCTGAAGCATGTTTCAGTGATCTTGATGATCCGACACCAGCAGAACCCTCTGCTCCTCTTCCTAATGAGGATCATGAAGCCACTGGGACTACTGGTCCTGTTGGTGAACCAGGTAGTAAAGTAGGTGAGACCAATGTAATAGAAG GTGCTGCAGCAGATCTAACCTCCCGAACTCCAAGCACAGGAACAGACACAAAAACACCGGTATCTTCCAGTTCAAGTGCAAGTTCAAGTTCAGGAAGTTCTTCCAGTAATTCAGGTGACGAGACAGTTAAAACTGTTGAACAAAGTAGTGGTCCAGGTGCCGGTTCAGTACCACCAGCCCCGGGATCACATTCTGTAGTAGTGACCGTAGAAACACATACAACATCACATTCACCAAGACCAAGACAGGGGAAAAGCAGATTAGCACTTCCGCTCCCTAGTAAG TATTTTGCCGTACCCATTAAAAGAagacgttacagaagagctcattATGTATCTGGTCCAACTTCACAAGAAAGAGTCCTTGCTCATGTGGACGAGCCGGATGATCCACaggaatataccttagtaaagaaACGCaaacaaccaagatctgttccaacaaaaacgaagaaaCCAAAAAAACTTGTCGATCGCCGTGGTGTCGGTCGTcgcaccattattgatattcatttagaaatcttagacgaatgtcaacgGGAAgacctgcattcgacgaaggaagacttctttgaaattttggttcggGAATTCATGCGTCCTGAATtcataaaagagaaaaatgttcctgaggaacaagtttctatggttgatgttcctaaggaacaggttcgaAGTTCaggttcagattccgggtttagggaggaagactttgttcctcagaaaaattttctaaaggaagaggttccaagttccgattccgggtttagggaggaagactttattcTTACAGAAGATATTCctgaggaaaatattcctaaggaaagtgttcctatggaacatGTTCAATGTTCAGTTTCCGGTTTTAaagtgtag